In a genomic window of Roseiflexus castenholzii DSM 13941:
- a CDS encoding universal stress protein codes for MCRSILVPLDGSAFSEHALPLALSVARRSGAQLYLAHVLSGRGGLADMAERASAASRTAYLERVAQQIEKQSVRAPIMSILTGPVAETLLEHARSVGCDLIVLTTHGRGALSRLWLGSVADVIVRRSPVPVMLVRPHQPTVTIDTKTTRLSLRRILIPLDGSPLAEAIIEHSVHIGRIMDAEYTLLRVVDPSVLGLSAQDENAGAATVAQPLKDRAQAYLERQAEELRAQGLQVDAAVMVGEPSACILDYARMHSIDLIAMATHGRGGFSLLLLGSVADKVLRGSSLPLLLYSPGVK; via the coding sequence ATGTGCCGATCCATCCTGGTGCCGCTCGATGGCTCGGCGTTCAGTGAGCATGCGTTGCCACTGGCGCTCTCGGTCGCGCGGCGATCAGGCGCGCAACTTTACCTTGCTCACGTCCTGTCTGGACGTGGCGGGCTGGCCGATATGGCAGAACGCGCCAGCGCAGCAAGTCGGACGGCCTACCTCGAGCGGGTGGCGCAGCAGATCGAGAAACAATCGGTGCGTGCGCCGATTATGTCGATCCTCACCGGACCTGTCGCCGAGACGCTTCTGGAGCACGCGCGATCTGTCGGGTGCGATCTGATCGTGCTCACAACCCACGGTCGGGGGGCGCTCTCACGGCTCTGGCTCGGTAGCGTCGCCGATGTGATCGTGCGGCGCTCGCCGGTGCCGGTAATGCTGGTGCGCCCCCATCAGCCAACCGTAACCATCGATACGAAAACTACCAGGCTTTCGTTGCGCCGTATTCTGATCCCGCTCGATGGTTCTCCTCTGGCAGAAGCAATCATTGAGCACAGTGTTCATATCGGGCGTATCATGGACGCGGAGTATACGCTGCTGCGAGTCGTCGATCCCTCCGTCCTCGGTCTGTCGGCTCAGGATGAGAATGCCGGCGCCGCGACGGTGGCGCAACCGCTCAAGGATCGCGCACAGGCGTATCTGGAACGGCAGGCGGAGGAATTGCGCGCGCAGGGGTTGCAGGTCGATGCTGCGGTCATGGTAGGAGAACCATCCGCATGTATTCTCGACTATGCACGGATGCATAGCATCGACCTGATTGCGATGGCAACCCACGGACGTGGCGGGTTTTCCCTCCTGCTCCTCGGCAGCGTCGCCGATAAAGTCCTGCGCGGGTCATCGCTGCCGCTGTTGTTGTACAGCCCTGGAGTCAAGTGA
- a CDS encoding WecB/TagA/CpsF family glycosyltransferase, whose amino-acid sequence MRKRVIILGVAIDDVLMDDALAAVAGFIAEGGPHQIVTVNPEFIMEARRNRAFRRVLAAADLATPDGVGLILAARWCGTPLRGRVTGIALTERIAAAAALHGWSLFLLGAAPGVAERAAAALQRANPGLRIAGCYAGSPHPADEAAIRERILAATPDVLLVAYGHPAQDLWIARNQPIMRVPVAIGVGGTFDELAGVVPRAPALVQRLGLKWLYRLLVQPWRWRRIMTAVPIFLWTVLREGRAFNALHTEE is encoded by the coding sequence CATTGACGATGTGCTGATGGACGATGCGCTTGCCGCCGTCGCCGGGTTTATTGCGGAAGGCGGACCACATCAGATCGTTACGGTGAACCCGGAGTTTATTATGGAAGCGCGGCGCAATCGCGCTTTTCGTCGCGTGCTTGCCGCTGCCGATCTGGCAACCCCCGACGGTGTTGGTCTGATTCTGGCGGCGCGCTGGTGCGGCACGCCGCTGCGCGGTCGTGTGACCGGTATTGCACTGACCGAGCGCATTGCTGCGGCAGCCGCGCTGCACGGCTGGTCGCTCTTCCTTCTTGGCGCAGCCCCCGGTGTGGCGGAACGCGCCGCGGCAGCCCTGCAACGGGCAAACCCTGGTCTGCGTATTGCCGGGTGTTATGCCGGGTCGCCACATCCTGCCGACGAAGCCGCAATCCGTGAACGGATTCTCGCAGCCACCCCTGATGTACTACTGGTCGCATATGGGCATCCGGCGCAAGACCTGTGGATCGCGCGTAATCAACCGATTATGCGCGTTCCGGTTGCCATTGGCGTTGGCGGAACGTTCGACGAACTGGCGGGAGTCGTGCCGCGCGCGCCAGCCCTTGTGCAGCGCCTGGGGCTGAAGTGGCTCTATCGTTTGCTCGTTCAGCCCTGGCGCTGGCGGCGGATCATGACCGCAGTGCCGATCTTCTTATGGACGGTGCTGCGCGAAGGACGCGCCTTCAATGCGTTGCACACTGAAGAGTAG
- a CDS encoding universal stress protein, translating to MFHKILVAVDGSPTSSRAIDAAVDIAKHYNAKLCLLHAFPHVSDLLGTPEYERLLETRMLIGQSLIEAARTQVGDQADVDVQLLEGPPAQAILRVAEEENFDLIVMGSRGHSTLVGLLLGSVSNTVVQRAHCPVLVVH from the coding sequence ATGTTTCACAAAATACTCGTCGCTGTGGATGGTTCGCCAACGTCGTCGCGGGCAATCGACGCAGCCGTCGATATCGCAAAGCATTACAACGCAAAATTGTGCCTGCTCCATGCGTTCCCGCATGTCTCCGATCTTCTCGGCACGCCCGAATACGAGCGTCTGTTGGAAACACGGATGCTGATAGGCCAGTCGCTGATTGAGGCTGCACGTACTCAGGTCGGCGATCAGGCGGATGTTGATGTACAATTGCTCGAAGGACCGCCAGCGCAGGCGATTCTGCGCGTTGCCGAAGAGGAGAACTTCGACCTGATCGTCATGGGGTCGCGCGGGCATAGTACACTCGTTGGTCTGCTCCTGGGCAGTGTGAGCAATACAGTGGTGCAACGCGCCCACTGCCCGGTATTGGTCGTACACTAG
- a CDS encoding universal stress protein codes for MMQTIVVPLDGSELSAQVLPYVRVLAPLLGARVHLLRVVQESHLSSGESWAQVLISVYGVPESEALRRDYYDESMEALRQRAQAYLDAQAKALEDAGIEVVSDVRSGSPADVIVEVAAGCLPGAMIAMATHGYSGLRRWALGSVADKVIHATEAPVLLVRGQAQPIVHPPRRILIPLDGSGLARQALPLASEIARAAHAELILLRAVVPMIEAYIGAPMLGRPLAENNEALGALHEYALNDLNAEAASLRAEVPRVLTHAIIGYPAEVIIDEAQAMDVDLIVMATHGYGGLRRWALGSVADKVLHATTTPLILVRAGE; via the coding sequence ATGATGCAAACCATAGTTGTACCGCTCGATGGCTCCGAACTGTCAGCCCAGGTGCTGCCATATGTTCGGGTGTTGGCGCCGCTGTTGGGGGCGCGGGTCCATCTGCTCCGCGTCGTTCAGGAGTCGCATCTTAGCAGCGGCGAGTCGTGGGCGCAGGTGCTCATTTCGGTCTATGGCGTTCCAGAGAGCGAAGCGCTGCGCCGCGATTATTACGATGAATCGATGGAGGCGCTTCGCCAGCGCGCGCAGGCGTACCTCGACGCACAGGCGAAGGCGCTCGAAGATGCAGGGATTGAAGTCGTCAGCGATGTGCGCTCCGGTTCACCTGCCGATGTGATCGTCGAAGTCGCCGCCGGATGCCTCCCCGGTGCAATGATCGCAATGGCCACGCATGGCTACAGCGGCTTGCGCCGCTGGGCGCTTGGCAGTGTCGCCGATAAGGTCATTCATGCGACCGAAGCGCCGGTGCTGCTGGTGCGCGGGCAAGCGCAGCCGATTGTGCATCCGCCGCGCCGTATTCTCATACCGCTCGATGGCTCCGGGCTGGCGCGGCAGGCGCTGCCGCTTGCGAGCGAGATTGCGCGCGCCGCACACGCCGAATTGATCCTGCTCCGCGCGGTGGTGCCCATGATCGAGGCATACATCGGTGCGCCCATGTTGGGTCGTCCTCTTGCCGAGAATAACGAAGCGCTTGGCGCGCTGCACGAGTACGCGCTGAACGACCTGAACGCGGAAGCCGCCTCATTGCGCGCTGAGGTTCCGCGTGTGCTTACCCATGCGATTATCGGGTATCCTGCCGAGGTGATCATCGACGAAGCGCAGGCGATGGACGTCGACCTGATTGTGATGGCGACGCACGGATATGGCGGGTTGCGGCGCTGGGCGCTCGGCAGCGTGGCGGATAAGGTGCTGCACGCCACGACGACGCCGCTCATTCTGGTGCGTGCCGGCGAGTGA
- the cax gene encoding calcium/proton exchanger — protein sequence MNVLRYMLIFVPLAFLAELFFPNPLLVFALSCVALIPLAGLLGEATEELAIHVGPKIGGLLNATLGNAAELIITIVALREGKIELVKASITGSILGNLLLILGLSLLLGGIRHGIQTFDRNLTGVAATMMMLSVVGMMIPTLFELLREVQSGAVDVFNTDVRDPALDALSLGVAAILIVLYVLSLIFSFQKPERGIGAPTGVDDPSAEIEHHRAKWSVPVSLGVLTVSTIAIVFLSEFLVGAVEPVVEQLGVSELFLGVILIPLVGNVAEHIVGVQVAMKNKMDLSLSISLGSSMQIALFVAPLLVFISLLFGNEMTLYFSLFEVAALTLAVLCAVQVSVDGESNWLEGAQLLAVYLIVGLGFFYVVTPGVHGG from the coding sequence GTGAACGTCTTGCGCTACATGCTCATCTTCGTCCCGCTGGCGTTCCTGGCTGAATTGTTCTTCCCCAATCCCCTGCTCGTCTTTGCGCTTTCCTGCGTGGCGCTCATTCCCCTTGCCGGTCTGCTCGGCGAAGCGACCGAAGAACTTGCCATTCACGTCGGACCGAAAATCGGCGGTTTGCTCAATGCCACTCTGGGAAACGCCGCCGAATTGATTATTACCATCGTTGCGTTGCGCGAGGGCAAGATCGAACTGGTCAAAGCGTCGATTACCGGCTCGATTCTGGGCAACCTGCTCCTTATCCTCGGTCTCAGCCTGCTGCTTGGCGGCATTCGTCACGGCATTCAGACGTTCGACCGCAACCTGACCGGCGTCGCGGCGACGATGATGATGCTTTCGGTTGTTGGTATGATGATCCCGACATTGTTTGAGTTACTTCGTGAGGTGCAGAGCGGTGCTGTCGATGTCTTCAACACTGATGTGCGCGATCCGGCGCTCGATGCGCTGAGCCTGGGAGTTGCAGCGATCCTGATTGTGCTCTATGTTCTGAGTCTGATCTTCTCATTTCAGAAACCGGAACGCGGCATTGGCGCCCCAACCGGTGTTGATGATCCTTCTGCCGAAATAGAACACCATCGGGCAAAGTGGAGCGTGCCCGTTTCGCTTGGTGTGCTGACGGTCTCGACGATTGCTATCGTCTTTTTGAGCGAATTTCTGGTCGGCGCGGTCGAACCGGTGGTGGAGCAACTTGGCGTCAGTGAATTGTTTCTGGGGGTGATTCTGATCCCTCTGGTTGGCAACGTCGCAGAGCATATTGTCGGCGTGCAGGTGGCAATGAAAAACAAGATGGACCTATCGTTGTCTATTTCGCTGGGGTCCAGCATGCAGATTGCGTTGTTTGTCGCGCCGTTGCTGGTCTTTATCAGCCTGCTCTTCGGCAATGAAATGACCCTCTATTTCAGTCTCTTCGAGGTTGCTGCGCTGACGCTGGCAGTGCTCTGCGCTGTGCAGGTATCGGTCGATGGCGAGAGCAACTGGCTCGAAGGCGCGCAGTTGCTAGCAGTCTATCTGATTGTTGGTCTTGGGTTCTTTTATGTGGTGACGCCAGGCGTCCATGGCGGCTGA
- a CDS encoding R2-like ligand-binding oxidase, with translation MMSHSVFVTTSRGLRRDSVPMRLFEKAKRLGVWNPSDIDFSQDMRDWQTLTDDERDLVLRLTSLFQAGEEAVTLDLLPLVATIAAEGRIEEELFLTSFLWEEAKHTDFFNRFLTEVAGVTGDLSHYHTANYRALIHEALPAAMERLRDDPSPEAQAIASLTYNMIVEGVLAETGYHAYFTMLERRNLMPGTRKGIGLLKQDESRHIAYGVYLLSRLINAEPRLWDVVVERMNELVVYAMGVIDDAFACYEVVPFGLSHDDFMQFAMGQFERRLDRIERARNQTVEAMEEEATNDA, from the coding sequence ATGATGAGCCATTCAGTATTTGTCACGACCAGTCGTGGTTTGCGCCGTGACTCTGTGCCAATGCGACTATTCGAGAAAGCCAAACGGCTGGGGGTCTGGAATCCCAGCGATATCGATTTCAGTCAGGACATGCGCGACTGGCAGACGTTGACCGATGACGAACGCGATCTGGTGCTGCGGCTGACTTCACTCTTCCAGGCGGGCGAAGAGGCGGTCACGCTCGATCTGTTGCCGCTGGTCGCCACGATTGCTGCCGAAGGGCGCATCGAAGAGGAACTGTTTCTGACCAGTTTCCTGTGGGAAGAAGCCAAGCACACCGACTTCTTCAACCGCTTCCTCACCGAAGTCGCCGGAGTGACGGGCGATCTGAGCCACTACCATACCGCCAACTATCGCGCGCTCATTCACGAGGCGTTGCCGGCCGCCATGGAGCGGCTCCGTGACGATCCCTCACCGGAGGCGCAAGCCATCGCCTCGCTCACCTACAACATGATCGTCGAAGGCGTGCTGGCGGAAACCGGCTATCATGCCTACTTCACCATGCTCGAACGACGCAACCTGATGCCCGGCACACGCAAAGGGATCGGGCTACTGAAACAGGACGAGTCGCGTCATATCGCCTATGGCGTGTATCTCCTGTCGCGTCTGATCAATGCCGAACCACGCCTGTGGGATGTCGTTGTCGAGCGAATGAACGAACTCGTTGTCTATGCGATGGGGGTCATCGACGATGCCTTTGCCTGTTACGAGGTCGTGCCCTTTGGATTGAGCCACGATGATTTTATGCAGTTTGCGATGGGGCAATTCGAGCGCCGTCTTGATCGCATCGAACGCGCCCGCAATCAGACGGTGGAAGCCATGGAAGAGGAAGCTACCAATGACGCTTGA
- a CDS encoding AGE family epimerase/isomerase — protein MLASYAARYRAHLEESVIPFWLQHSLDHEYGGQFTCLDRDGSIYDTKKYMWLQGRAVWMFSRLYNEFDHRQEFLDAATLICRFMRRYGRDPQGRVYFSLTREGEPYFYQRKPYAAVFYMLGLLEYARATGDQECLNEAIEVFWQIDRWIRNPALLDRPALTGNPPVSSLANVMVLASMAIELARVSDDLRYVQVIRDAMDGVVRHYDPQRRILIEHVALDRRDLRAWPEGRLFSPGHSIEVAWFLLHMLEFVPSEDHRRLAFDVLEGSLEYGWDREYGGLYYFMDIEGKPTLQLESTMKLWWPHTEAIYALTLAYTLTGEERWMRWLERVDNYAFRTFVDPVEGEWFGYCDRRGDLALTSKGGNYKGFFHVPRALLFSVQRIEGASFAQHRP, from the coding sequence ATGCTCGCCTCGTATGCAGCACGCTATCGCGCTCACCTGGAGGAGTCGGTCATTCCGTTCTGGTTGCAGCACTCGCTGGATCACGAGTATGGCGGACAGTTTACCTGCCTTGATCGCGACGGCTCGATCTACGATACAAAGAAGTACATGTGGTTGCAAGGGCGCGCGGTCTGGATGTTTTCGCGGTTGTACAACGAGTTCGACCATCGCCAGGAGTTCCTCGACGCCGCAACGCTCATCTGCCGATTTATGCGTCGTTATGGGCGCGACCCGCAAGGGCGCGTTTATTTTAGTCTGACGCGCGAAGGAGAACCGTACTTTTATCAGCGCAAGCCGTATGCGGCGGTGTTCTACATGCTCGGCTTGCTGGAGTATGCGCGCGCAACCGGCGATCAAGAGTGTCTTAATGAGGCTATCGAGGTCTTCTGGCAGATCGACCGATGGATCCGCAATCCGGCGCTGCTCGACCGCCCTGCGCTGACGGGCAATCCGCCGGTCAGCAGCCTGGCGAATGTGATGGTGTTGGCGAGCATGGCCATCGAACTGGCGCGGGTCTCCGATGATCTGCGCTATGTGCAGGTGATCCGCGACGCTATGGATGGCGTGGTGCGCCATTACGATCCACAGCGCCGCATTCTCATTGAACATGTGGCTCTCGATAGGCGCGACCTGCGCGCCTGGCCCGAAGGTCGGCTGTTCAGCCCTGGTCACTCGATTGAGGTCGCCTGGTTTCTGCTCCACATGCTCGAGTTTGTGCCGTCCGAAGACCATCGGCGCCTGGCGTTCGATGTGCTTGAAGGATCGCTGGAGTATGGCTGGGATCGGGAGTATGGCGGGTTGTACTACTTTATGGACATCGAAGGCAAGCCGACGCTTCAGCTCGAGTCAACGATGAAGTTGTGGTGGCCCCACACGGAGGCGATCTATGCCCTGACGCTGGCATATACGCTGACCGGCGAGGAACGCTGGATGCGCTGGCTGGAACGAGTGGACAACTATGCGTTTCGCACGTTTGTCGATCCCGTAGAGGGGGAATGGTTCGGCTATTGCGACCGGCGCGGCGATCTGGCGTTGACCAGCAAGGGAGGCAATTACAAAGGGTTCTTCCATGTGCCGCGCGCGCTACTCTTCAGTGTGCAACGCATTGAAGGCGCGTCCTTCGCGCAGCACCGTCCATAA
- a CDS encoding CoA-binding protein → MLTTDQEIRNLLTAARTVAVVGISDDPERDSYLVAEFLQRQGYRVIPVNPRLATLNIQVLGEKAYATLRDVPEPIDIVDIFRRPETVMPVVEDAIAVGAGAVWMQLSIVNEEAAARAEEAGLKVVMNRCMAVEHRRLIPKQA, encoded by the coding sequence GTGTTAACCACCGATCAGGAGATTCGCAATCTCCTCACCGCTGCACGCACCGTTGCAGTCGTTGGCATCAGCGACGATCCCGAACGCGACTCGTATCTGGTCGCTGAGTTTTTGCAGCGCCAGGGGTATCGGGTCATTCCGGTGAATCCGCGCCTGGCGACGCTGAATATTCAGGTGCTTGGCGAAAAGGCGTATGCCACGCTGCGCGATGTGCCTGAACCGATCGATATTGTGGACATCTTTCGCCGTCCTGAAACGGTGATGCCGGTCGTTGAGGATGCGATTGCCGTTGGCGCCGGCGCGGTGTGGATGCAGTTGTCAATCGTGAATGAGGAAGCCGCAGCGCGCGCCGAAGAAGCAGGGTTGAAGGTGGTCATGAATCGCTGCATGGCAGTCGAGCATCGGCGGTTGATTCCAAAACAGGCATAA
- a CDS encoding phosphoribosyltransferase, protein MIEPIYGVPLIGCDDRYEDRAAAGRRLASLLGRFRGTHAVVLAIPPGGVAVGGEFARSLRLQVDVIVTREFRVRGNPAVAAGAVSESGGLCLNGAILRVPGVTPAMLWDMVRAEQAMLPKLITLYRHGRPLPFDIRRPVILVDDGLRSGLSQLAALQALRRYHPVACLLATPHAHEHILRMIRPWADEVIALNLHAHSPANTVDGWQMPLSDEDAAILLERYRLHVVP, encoded by the coding sequence GTGATCGAGCCGATATATGGAGTTCCGCTGATCGGGTGCGATGATCGTTACGAAGATCGCGCTGCGGCAGGGCGACGGCTTGCATCACTGCTGGGGCGCTTTCGTGGTACGCACGCTGTCGTGCTGGCGATCCCACCGGGAGGCGTAGCCGTTGGGGGTGAGTTCGCGCGCTCGCTTCGTCTTCAGGTGGATGTTATCGTCACCCGTGAGTTTCGGGTACGCGGCAATCCTGCGGTTGCCGCCGGCGCCGTCAGCGAGTCGGGCGGGTTGTGCCTGAACGGCGCCATCCTGCGCGTGCCGGGGGTGACTCCTGCAATGCTGTGGGATATGGTCAGAGCCGAGCAGGCAATGCTTCCCAAACTGATCACGCTCTATCGTCACGGACGTCCTCTGCCGTTCGACATCCGGCGACCGGTCATTCTGGTCGATGACGGGCTGCGCAGCGGACTGTCGCAACTTGCGGCACTTCAGGCGCTGCGGCGCTACCATCCGGTGGCATGCTTGCTTGCAACACCGCATGCCCATGAACATATCCTGCGCATGATCCGACCATGGGCAGATGAGGTGATCGCGCTCAATCTCCACGCTCACAGCCCCGCCAACACCGTGGATGGCTGGCAGATGCCGTTGAGCGATGAAGACGCTGCCATTCTGTTGGAGCGCTATCGCCTTCACGTCGTGCCGTAA
- a CDS encoding LysR family transcriptional regulator: MLNTIHLQTFLAVVETGSYSAAAERLHLSQPAVSSHIRALEAQLDQVRLFRRVGQQMLPTQAGEELIAMAREMLELATQAEERIRSLRGQLSGRVAIGCTPSGAEVLLTGILHAFRERHPAVCLSVNVASVDIVLEQLSRQHIHIAFIEEKQSSRHWVVQLLGIDPLVLIAPRDHELAHRGLILPDALRQAPIIMPRSGSATRRVIDEGLQAGGLAPADVRVVLETDSATVALEAVCSGIGLAFVPQSCALRQTNVSTIPVELSLYQEWFALRSREHAMSRAVQEAFAFLTGDDVRAILHRVGVRSPLESKALGKAPKMERKR, from the coding sequence ATGCTCAACACTATTCATCTGCAAACATTCCTTGCCGTGGTAGAAACCGGCAGTTACAGCGCCGCAGCCGAACGCCTCCATCTGTCGCAACCGGCAGTCAGCAGTCACATCCGGGCGCTTGAAGCCCAACTCGATCAGGTGCGGCTGTTTCGGCGAGTCGGACAACAGATGCTGCCAACACAGGCCGGCGAAGAACTGATTGCCATGGCGCGCGAGATGCTGGAACTGGCGACGCAAGCCGAAGAGCGCATTCGCAGTTTGCGTGGGCAGTTGAGCGGACGGGTGGCGATTGGGTGTACTCCTTCCGGCGCTGAAGTCCTGCTAACCGGAATACTCCATGCGTTTCGTGAACGCCATCCGGCTGTCTGTCTTTCCGTCAACGTCGCTTCGGTCGATATTGTGCTGGAACAGTTATCCCGCCAGCATATCCATATCGCGTTCATCGAGGAAAAGCAAAGTTCGCGCCACTGGGTTGTGCAACTGCTCGGCATCGATCCGCTCGTCCTGATAGCGCCGCGCGACCACGAACTGGCGCATCGTGGTCTTATCCTGCCCGACGCGCTCCGTCAGGCGCCCATTATCATGCCGCGCAGTGGAAGCGCCACTCGTCGCGTGATCGATGAAGGCTTACAGGCAGGTGGTCTGGCGCCCGCCGATGTGCGCGTGGTGCTCGAGACCGATAGCGCCACCGTTGCGCTGGAGGCGGTATGCAGCGGCATCGGGTTGGCGTTCGTGCCACAATCATGTGCGCTGCGCCAGACGAATGTCAGCACCATCCCTGTCGAACTGAGTCTGTACCAGGAATGGTTCGCCCTCCGTTCACGCGAGCACGCAATGTCGCGCGCCGTCCAGGAAGCATTCGCATTTCTGACCGGAGACGATGTACGCGCCATCCTGCACCGGGTCGGCGTCCGGTCTCCGCTGGAGAGCAAGGCGCTGGGAAAGGCGCCGAAAATGGAAAGGAAACGATGA
- a CDS encoding CBS domain-containing protein, whose protein sequence is MKNQRVADWMSTPAIVIAPTTTLAEAQRLMEQRRIRRLPVVENGKLIGIITRGDLRAAQPADTTLSYYEWRALLDRVTVVECMTRHVVTITPDASALDAARLMLTYKIGGLPVVDDEGRVIGIITESDLFRLQIALATGGEARDAERPTLICHHCGAVLRGRSLDTISRDDQCWRCHYHLHRCDNCRYFDSIACMLDRPERHTAIPGRDCPCFVYLVTQEQGAER, encoded by the coding sequence ATGAAAAATCAACGAGTCGCGGACTGGATGAGCACTCCTGCAATTGTCATTGCTCCGACAACGACGCTTGCTGAGGCGCAACGCCTGATGGAACAGCGGCGCATTCGCCGGTTGCCGGTGGTGGAAAATGGCAAACTGATAGGAATTATCACGCGCGGCGATCTACGCGCTGCCCAACCAGCCGACACAACGCTCAGCTACTATGAGTGGCGTGCATTGCTCGATCGGGTCACGGTGGTCGAGTGCATGACACGCCACGTCGTGACCATCACGCCGGACGCATCGGCGCTCGATGCCGCTCGATTGATGTTGACGTACAAAATTGGCGGACTGCCGGTTGTCGATGATGAGGGACGGGTGATTGGCATAATCACGGAGAGCGATCTTTTCCGACTACAGATCGCCCTGGCAACAGGCGGCGAGGCGCGTGACGCTGAGCGCCCTACCCTTATCTGCCATCATTGCGGCGCTGTGTTGCGCGGACGGTCGCTCGATACGATCAGTCGTGATGATCAGTGCTGGCGTTGTCACTACCATCTCCATCGTTGCGATAACTGTCGTTACTTTGATAGTATCGCCTGCATGCTGGATCGCCCGGAACGACACACTGCAATCCCTGGGCGGGATTGTCCCTGCTTTGTCTATCTGGTGACGCAGGAACAGGGTGCAGAGCGGTAG
- a CDS encoding CBS domain-containing protein produces the protein MTKTSASSRRRAAVPAEEEIRFWMRAPAVTVNLAAPVSEALALMREHNVRRLPVVIDTGELRGIITQGDIRGADLLRVAGMDPFEIADALRRIKVYEVMTEDPITVTPETSLREAAMLMIDNKIGGLPVVDEHNMVVGIITESDLFEALVHVLERRDMEEEG, from the coding sequence ATGACGAAGACATCAGCATCTTCCAGGCGACGCGCCGCTGTGCCTGCCGAGGAGGAGATCCGCTTCTGGATGCGCGCTCCGGCAGTCACCGTCAACCTGGCAGCGCCGGTCAGCGAGGCGTTGGCGCTGATGCGTGAACATAATGTCCGCCGCCTGCCAGTGGTCATCGATACGGGGGAACTGCGCGGCATCATTACGCAGGGAGATATTCGCGGCGCCGATCTGCTGCGGGTGGCAGGTATGGATCCGTTCGAGATCGCCGATGCACTGCGCCGGATCAAGGTGTATGAGGTCATGACGGAGGACCCGATCACGGTCACACCGGAGACCAGCCTGCGTGAGGCGGCGATGCTCATGATCGACAACAAGATCGGCGGTTTGCCGGTGGTGGACGAGCACAATATGGTTGTGGGCATCATTACCGAGAGCGACCTGTTTGAGGCGCTGGTGCACGTGCTCGAACGCCGCGATATGGAAGAGGAAGGTTGA